A stretch of Tissierellales bacterium DNA encodes these proteins:
- the priA gene encoding primosomal protein N', translating into MKLDDFYLAFDFSIRGNDNVMEKLVAKVIIDNRVAKLDKPFTYLIKDEMINDIKEGMRVVIPFGRGNRLIKGIVIALEEYQGDLTKLKYIESLLDDKPLISKELIKLSIWMSEYYLSPYIDSFNTVLPPGDFKNIISFINLEDNQDVKWNQLSNLETKIIRLLRRNNCIPIDEVKKTLNEENINKDIRNLEEKKLISTSFQVDTKINKKYEKYVLLNNSGISLEEQIKRTGSRAYKQIEIIKYLYFKAKEGVELKKILMDVDTSSSTVKALEQKGMVSIIDKEVLRSPITKEIEDYKSFNLSKAQKHCVDSIFTSIENKDENNKFLIHGVTGSGKTEVYLQLIEKVINMGKQAIVLVPEISLTPQIIERFVGRFGDNVAVLHSRLSFGERFDEWRRIKEGKVKIAVGARSAVFAPFENLGLIVIDEEHETSYKSSMNPKYNAIEVAEKRCELEKSYLVLGTATPSVETYYRAKIKEVQLLNLPDRINRKQMPSIKIIDMREELEKGNKTMFSSDLFIGISENLKQGKQTILFLNRRGYSTFVSCRKCGFVLKCSNCDVSMTYHLQKKILKCHYCGGAQKAPTICPSCKSGYIKYFGIGTQKVEEEVKKYFPKAKVARMDVDTTTRKGSHVKILEKMKKGKIDILIGTQMVAKGLDFPNVTLVGIIAADTSLNLPDFRSSERTFQLITQVAGRAGRGDIDGNVIVQTYSPDHFSIQTSKEHDYINFYSKEIALRKEFEFPPFTNLVSIVIYGGDDAKISSISKLVYNDVISGLKENKKEDVIENIYGPNPAPLERIKNNYRWQI; encoded by the coding sequence TTGAAGCTAGATGATTTTTATCTAGCTTTTGATTTTTCAATAAGAGGGAATGATAATGTAATGGAAAAATTAGTTGCTAAAGTAATTATAGATAATAGAGTTGCTAAATTAGACAAGCCTTTTACCTATTTAATTAAGGATGAAATGATAAATGATATAAAAGAAGGTATGAGGGTAGTAATTCCTTTTGGTAGGGGAAATAGATTAATTAAGGGAATTGTTATCGCCCTAGAAGAATATCAGGGTGATTTAACAAAACTTAAGTATATAGAGAGTTTGCTAGATGATAAACCTTTAATATCTAAGGAACTAATAAAATTAAGTATTTGGATGAGTGAGTATTATTTATCTCCCTATATAGACTCTTTTAATACAGTTTTACCTCCTGGGGATTTTAAAAATATTATTTCCTTTATAAACTTAGAGGATAATCAAGATGTAAAATGGAATCAATTAAGTAATTTAGAAACAAAGATTATTAGATTATTAAGAAGAAATAATTGCATTCCGATAGATGAAGTGAAAAAAACTTTAAATGAGGAAAATATTAATAAGGATATAAGAAACTTAGAGGAAAAAAAATTAATAAGCACTTCATTTCAAGTAGATACAAAAATAAATAAAAAATATGAGAAATATGTGTTATTAAATAATAGTGGAATTTCTTTAGAAGAGCAAATTAAGAGAACAGGCTCAAGGGCCTATAAACAAATAGAAATTATAAAGTATTTATATTTTAAAGCTAAAGAAGGTGTGGAATTAAAAAAAATACTTATGGATGTAGATACTTCTTCTTCTACAGTAAAGGCTTTGGAGCAAAAAGGTATGGTTTCTATAATTGATAAAGAAGTTCTAAGAAGCCCTATTACTAAAGAAATTGAGGATTATAAAAGCTTTAACTTATCAAAAGCACAAAAACATTGTGTGGATTCTATTTTTACTAGTATAGAAAATAAAGATGAGAACAATAAATTTTTAATTCATGGTGTAACTGGTAGTGGAAAAACAGAAGTTTATCTCCAGTTAATTGAAAAGGTTATTAATATGGGAAAACAAGCGATTGTATTAGTACCTGAAATTTCATTGACACCTCAAATTATAGAAAGATTTGTAGGCCGTTTTGGAGATAATGTGGCAGTATTACATAGTAGACTTTCTTTTGGAGAAAGATTTGATGAATGGAGAAGAATTAAAGAGGGGAAAGTTAAAATAGCAGTGGGAGCTAGGTCAGCAGTTTTTGCACCTTTTGAAAATTTAGGTTTAATAGTAATTGATGAAGAACATGAAACCAGTTATAAATCTAGCATGAACCCTAAGTATAATGCTATTGAAGTTGCCGAGAAAAGATGTGAATTGGAAAAAAGTTATTTAGTACTAGGAACAGCAACTCCTTCTGTTGAAACTTATTATAGGGCTAAAATTAAAGAGGTTCAGTTACTTAATTTACCAGATAGGATAAATAGAAAACAAATGCCTTCTATAAAAATAATAGATATGAGGGAGGAACTAGAAAAGGGTAATAAAACCATGTTTAGTTCTGATTTATTTATAGGAATATCTGAAAATTTAAAACAAGGTAAACAAACTATATTGTTTTTAAATAGGAGAGGGTATTCAACCTTTGTATCTTGTAGAAAATGTGGATTTGTGTTAAAATGTAGTAATTGCGATGTATCTATGACTTATCACCTGCAAAAGAAAATATTAAAATGTCACTATTGTGGTGGGGCACAAAAAGCTCCAACAATATGTCCCTCTTGTAAAAGCGGGTATATTAAATACTTTGGAATTGGTACACAAAAAGTTGAAGAAGAAGTTAAAAAGTATTTTCCTAAGGCAAAAGTGGCTAGAATGGATGTAGATACTACTACAAGAAAGGGCAGTCATGTAAAAATATTAGAGAAGATGAAAAAAGGGAAAATCGATATTTTAATAGGAACGCAAATGGTAGCAAAAGGTTTAGATTTTCCAAATGTCACATTGGTAGGTATTATAGCAGCAGATACTAGTTTAAATTTACCCGATTTTAGATCATCGGAACGAACTTTTCAACTAATTACTCAAGTAGCTGGTAGGGCAGGTAGGGGTGATATAGACGGAAATGTAATAGTTCAAACTTATAGCCCCGATCATTTTAGCATACAAACTTCTAAAGAGCATGATTATATAAATTTTTATAGCAAAGAAATAGCTTTAAGAAAGGAGTTTGAATTTCCGCCTTTTACTAATTTGGTGAGTATTGTTATTTATGGAGGGGATGATGCAAAGATTTCTTCTATATCCAAATTAGTATATAATGATGTAATTAGTGGTTTAAAGGAAAATAAAAAAGAAGATGTTATAGAAAATATATATGGACCTAATCCAGCACCTCTTGAAAGAATAAAAAATAATTATAGATGGCAAATATT
- the coaBC gene encoding bifunctional phosphopantothenoylcysteine decarboxylase/phosphopantothenate--cysteine ligase CoaBC has translation MNNVLKNKNILVGVTGGIAAYKAVDVVSRLKKMNANVDVIMTKNAKNFVGPTTFQSISQNYVSIDMFEEPKSWDIEHIALADKADMVLVAPATGNIIGKIANGIADDMLTTVIMATRAKVVFAPAMNSHMYANPIVQENIEKLKGLNYEFIEPGTGMLACGYLGKGRMAEPADIVQYILDSLNKKTLINKKIIVTAGPTIEPLDPVRYMTNYSSGKMGYAIAEEASNRGGDVVLVTGPTNLQPPSNVKVVNINTTMEMLKAVEEYFNDSDVLIKAAAPLDYKPEKFSKEKIKKKTGEDDILEIKYIRNPDIAASFGKKKENQIMVGFAAETENVEKHAREKLEKKNFDFIVANDVSKEDAGFRTDTNIVTIIDNKGCSEEYPLMSKEKLSKVILDKVEKLIEAR, from the coding sequence ATGACTAAAAATGCTAAAAATTTTGTTGGGCCTACAACTTTCCAGTCAATTTCACAAAATTATGTTTCTATTGATATGTTTGAGGAACCTAAGTCTTGGGACATAGAACATATTGCTTTGGCGGATAAAGCAGATATGGTTTTAGTAGCTCCTGCAACAGGTAATATTATTGGGAAAATTGCTAATGGAATAGCAGATGATATGTTGACAACTGTAATAATGGCAACTAGAGCAAAAGTAGTTTTTGCACCAGCTATGAATTCTCATATGTATGCTAATCCAATTGTTCAGGAGAATATTGAGAAACTTAAAGGATTAAATTATGAATTTATAGAGCCAGGGACAGGGATGCTAGCTTGTGGATATCTTGGCAAAGGGAGAATGGCTGAACCAGCTGATATAGTCCAATATATATTAGATTCTCTTAATAAGAAAACTTTAATAAATAAAAAAATCATCGTAACAGCAGGTCCAACAATTGAACCTTTGGATCCTGTAAGATATATGACTAATTATTCCAGTGGTAAAATGGGATATGCAATAGCTGAGGAAGCTAGTAATAGAGGGGGGGATGTAGTATTAGTAACAGGCCCCACAAATTTACAACCACCTTCAAATGTTAAAGTTGTAAATATAAATACTACAATGGAAATGTTAAAGGCAGTTGAAGAGTATTTTAATGATTCAGATGTTTTAATAAAGGCTGCTGCACCCTTAGATTATAAACCTGAAAAGTTTAGTAAGGAAAAAATAAAGAAAAAAACTGGTGAGGATGATATACTAGAAATAAAATATATAAGAAATCCAGATATAGCTGCTAGCTTTGGTAAAAAGAAAGAGAACCAAATTATGGTTGGGTTTGCAGCTGAAACTGAAAATGTAGAAAAACATGCAAGGGAAAAATTAGAAAAGAAAAATTTTGACTTTATAGTAGCTAATGATGTTTCAAAAGAAGATGCTGGCTTTAGAACAGATACTAATATTGTTACTATAATAGATAATAAAGGATGTTCAGAAGAATATCCTCTAATGAGCAAAGAAAAATTATCAAAAGTTATTTTGGATAAGGTAGAAAAATTAATTGAAGCTAGATGA